Proteins from a single region of Weeksella virosa DSM 16922:
- a CDS encoding metallophosphoesterase family protein: protein MKVLHTADWHLGKRLDNYSRLEEQINVMNEIVQIAEQENVDLVLIAGDLFDTFNPGVEAVELFYKTLKKLSNNGKRPVVAIAGNHDSPNLIDAPNPLARECGIILIGHPKAVISPFELADFSITKTDEGFIELSLHHLPYPIRILHTPYANEQRLKQFLGEEKEAQLNQVLAENWQRLANTYCDNKGVNLLITHLYMNPSAQQLLDEPDGEKPLKIGNADLVFASSIPQEIHYTALGHLHKYQNIGSEEKPIVYSSSPLCYSFSEAGQTKYVNLVEIVPNERIKMKKIELKVGKPLIRKQFDSVEKTVEWLQENQNALVELTLESDTFLQASDRQKIYRAHKGIIHLIPQLKNLQAEQSTHSTIQLNKDIGELFRDYFRSKQNAQEPTDEIMELFNEILHS, encoded by the coding sequence ATGAAAGTTTTACACACAGCCGATTGGCATTTAGGCAAACGCTTGGATAATTATTCTCGATTAGAAGAACAAATCAACGTGATGAACGAAATTGTTCAGATAGCCGAACAAGAAAACGTAGATTTAGTACTCATTGCCGGTGATTTATTCGACACCTTCAACCCAGGTGTAGAAGCAGTTGAATTGTTCTACAAAACCCTTAAGAAGTTATCCAACAATGGCAAACGGCCTGTGGTTGCGATTGCTGGCAATCACGATTCGCCCAACCTTATAGATGCACCAAATCCTTTGGCGCGCGAATGTGGAATTATCTTAATCGGCCATCCGAAGGCGGTAATTTCTCCGTTCGAATTGGCTGATTTTTCGATTACCAAAACCGATGAAGGATTCATAGAACTTTCTCTTCATCACCTACCCTATCCTATTAGAATTCTTCATACACCTTATGCGAACGAACAACGATTGAAACAGTTTTTAGGTGAAGAAAAAGAAGCACAATTGAATCAGGTATTAGCCGAAAACTGGCAACGATTAGCCAATACATATTGTGATAATAAAGGGGTTAATCTTCTGATAACTCATTTGTATATGAATCCTTCTGCACAGCAATTATTAGACGAACCCGATGGCGAAAAACCACTAAAAATCGGGAATGCAGATTTGGTTTTTGCCTCTTCTATTCCGCAAGAAATTCATTATACCGCATTAGGGCATTTGCACAAGTATCAAAATATTGGTTCGGAAGAAAAACCTATCGTCTACAGTTCTTCTCCTTTGTGTTATAGTTTCTCCGAAGCAGGACAAACCAAATACGTAAACCTTGTAGAGATTGTACCGAATGAAAGAATTAAGATGAAGAAAATCGAGCTGAAAGTAGGAAAACCTTTGATCAGGAAACAATTCGATTCGGTAGAAAAAACGGTGGAGTGGTTACAAGAAAATCAAAATGCTTTGGTGGAATTAACCTTAGAAAGCGATACGTTTTTACAAGCAAGTGATCGTCAAAAAATTTATCGCGCGCATAAAGGAATTATCCATTTAATTCCTCAATTGAAAAATCTACAAGCAGAGCAATCGACTCATTCTACCATTCAACTAAACAAAGATATTGGCGAACTGTTTCGGGACTATTTTCGGTCTAAACAAAACGCACAAGAACCAACCGATGAAATTATGGAATTGTTCAACGAAATCTTACATTCATAA
- a CDS encoding AAA family ATPase — translation MLPLVLRFEGLYSYQEPQEIDFSSLIDAGLFGIFGKVGSGKSTILEAITFALYGNSDRLGSSKFTYNMMNLKSNKMLIDFEFLNHENKKYKIVREYRRNRNNFEIITQKNAQLYEFRSNDWYPLESLDVEPIIGLSSDNFRRTIIIPQGKFQEFIQLTPTQRTHMLKEIFSLQRFDLQDKVSAFNKNNLELLNKNTGRLSTFENVTETQIEELSSQLSTSIIQEEKYRTEHQNLQEVVEKLRQLKETLEEQQSKKKALEKLLIEEKGIRTLEKQTKQYEQLSQGFSHGFDEQNKLQKKVNDFLDEQQKEEKELLLLKDKINQTEKEMASLLPQFEALADKKIEEKDLEFILSILRDQAEIENLQLRSRKGIEMITEEEKKETSHRNLLATLQNKQKELEQKRENIEELYEIEKWYQKYEILEKQIAEQENKISKNKADILSTEKQFNPHLATQETLTRVIDEEFSKLEKSNETLREQIQNLTVRQQLSHYAMHLHEGEACPLCGSLQHPNLIDDDVSEQLQNLRNKLLLGQEKEKTLQKDRRNLENSFSEIKFRKEQLAKEELELEKLFSNQKNLIDTFVWKKFRPTQKNDFLAKKKQALEIENLLTEATKEIENERLLLDNTLKNIEKYKEGIQGFRDKENQAKARIELNSKNLQRLSVSDYAQQSQQEIRLTLDSLKSRNLEIEQKQIALQEEKNNLLPKVAKKEAMFNSIAKQLHLAKTELISIEKTLLERLSTTEFTTLEEVKRIVHSGLNVDENWAKIHQFELEKNALSEMVLELENKLKDQVFEEENYQTKITELASLAQKHKESNERMIALKTEKERLEKAFEEKKNLLKEQEKLERKAQNLSTLQNLFNRAGFVQYISGIYLQQLCDNANVRFHRMTRNQLSLQINENSDFEIIDYLNEGKSRSVKTLSGGQAFQVSLSLALALAESVQENVSTNKNFFFIDEGFGTQDSEAVNIVFETLLSLQKENRIVGIISHVDELKERIPITLSITKDEVKGSRIDLQ, via the coding sequence ATGTTACCTCTTGTTTTACGTTTCGAAGGTTTATACTCGTACCAAGAACCCCAAGAAATCGATTTTTCTTCTTTGATTGATGCAGGATTATTTGGAATTTTCGGAAAAGTAGGAAGCGGAAAATCAACCATTCTAGAAGCGATTACTTTTGCTTTGTACGGAAATTCTGACCGTTTGGGTTCGTCTAAATTTACGTATAATATGATGAATCTGAAATCGAATAAAATGTTGATCGATTTCGAGTTCTTAAACCATGAAAATAAAAAATATAAAATCGTTCGTGAATATCGACGAAATCGCAATAATTTCGAGATTATTACACAGAAAAATGCACAATTGTATGAGTTTCGATCGAATGATTGGTATCCACTAGAAAGTTTAGATGTTGAGCCAATTATTGGTTTGAGTTCTGATAATTTTCGTCGAACGATAATTATTCCACAAGGGAAATTTCAGGAGTTTATTCAGCTTACTCCGACACAAAGAACGCATATGTTGAAGGAAATCTTCTCTCTTCAACGTTTTGATTTACAAGACAAAGTAAGTGCCTTCAACAAAAATAACCTAGAATTACTCAATAAAAATACAGGTAGACTTTCCACATTCGAAAACGTCACCGAAACTCAAATAGAAGAACTTTCATCGCAACTTTCTACTTCGATCATACAAGAAGAAAAATATCGAACAGAACACCAAAATTTGCAAGAAGTTGTAGAAAAGCTAAGACAACTAAAAGAAACTTTAGAAGAACAACAATCTAAAAAGAAAGCACTTGAAAAACTACTAATAGAAGAAAAAGGTATCCGAACATTAGAAAAACAAACCAAGCAATACGAACAACTTTCGCAAGGTTTTTCTCATGGTTTCGATGAACAAAATAAACTGCAAAAGAAAGTAAATGATTTTTTGGATGAGCAGCAAAAAGAAGAAAAAGAATTGCTTTTGCTGAAGGATAAAATCAACCAAACAGAAAAAGAAATGGCAAGTCTTCTTCCCCAATTCGAAGCTTTAGCAGATAAAAAAATAGAGGAAAAAGATTTAGAGTTTATCCTCTCTATTCTGCGAGATCAAGCAGAAATAGAAAATCTACAACTACGCTCTAGAAAAGGAATCGAAATGATTACAGAAGAAGAAAAGAAAGAAACTTCTCACCGAAATCTTCTTGCAACATTGCAAAACAAACAAAAAGAACTCGAACAAAAAAGAGAAAATATAGAAGAGCTATACGAGATAGAAAAATGGTATCAGAAGTATGAAATATTAGAGAAACAAATTGCGGAACAAGAAAATAAAATATCAAAAAACAAAGCAGATATTTTATCGACAGAGAAGCAATTCAATCCGCATTTAGCAACGCAAGAAACCCTTACAAGGGTTATTGATGAAGAGTTTTCGAAGTTAGAAAAATCGAATGAAACTTTGCGAGAACAGATTCAAAACCTCACCGTTCGACAACAATTATCGCATTATGCAATGCATTTGCACGAAGGCGAAGCCTGCCCTCTGTGTGGCTCTCTGCAACATCCTAATTTGATAGACGATGATGTTAGCGAGCAATTACAGAACCTAAGAAATAAGTTATTGCTAGGACAAGAAAAAGAAAAAACTTTGCAAAAAGATCGTCGAAACCTGGAAAATAGTTTTTCTGAAATAAAGTTTAGAAAAGAGCAATTAGCAAAGGAAGAACTAGAGCTTGAGAAATTATTTTCGAACCAAAAAAATCTTATCGATACATTCGTTTGGAAAAAGTTTCGACCTACACAAAAAAATGATTTTTTAGCCAAAAAGAAACAAGCTTTAGAGATAGAAAATCTTCTAACCGAAGCTACCAAAGAAATAGAAAATGAACGTTTACTGTTGGATAATACGTTAAAAAACATTGAGAAATACAAAGAAGGAATTCAAGGGTTTCGCGATAAAGAAAACCAAGCAAAGGCAAGAATAGAACTCAACAGCAAAAACCTACAACGCTTATCGGTAAGCGATTATGCGCAGCAATCGCAACAAGAAATCCGATTGACTTTGGACAGTTTGAAAAGTAGAAACTTAGAAATCGAACAAAAGCAAATCGCCTTACAAGAAGAAAAAAACAACCTTTTACCAAAAGTTGCCAAGAAAGAAGCCATGTTCAATTCTATTGCAAAACAACTTCATCTTGCCAAAACTGAACTAATTTCGATAGAAAAAACTTTGTTAGAACGTTTATCGACCACCGAATTTACAACCCTCGAAGAGGTGAAAAGAATCGTACACTCGGGGCTGAATGTGGATGAAAATTGGGCGAAAATTCACCAGTTCGAATTGGAAAAAAATGCATTGAGCGAAATGGTTCTCGAGTTGGAAAACAAACTGAAAGATCAGGTTTTCGAAGAAGAAAATTATCAAACCAAAATAACAGAACTCGCATCATTGGCACAAAAACACAAAGAGTCGAATGAGCGAATGATTGCGCTAAAAACTGAAAAAGAAAGGCTAGAAAAAGCATTCGAAGAGAAAAAAAACTTACTCAAGGAACAAGAAAAACTCGAGCGAAAAGCACAAAATTTATCGACTTTGCAAAACCTTTTCAATCGAGCAGGCTTTGTGCAATATATTTCGGGCATCTATCTACAACAATTGTGTGACAATGCAAATGTACGATTCCATCGGATGACGAGAAATCAACTTAGTTTACAAATAAATGAAAATTCTGATTTCGAAATTATTGATTATCTGAATGAAGGAAAAAGTCGAAGTGTAAAAACCCTTTCGGGTGGACAAGCCTTTCAGGTTTCGTTGAGTTTGGCGCTTGCTTTGGCAGAAAGTGTGCAAGAAAATGTTTCGACCAACAAAAACTTTTTCTTTATCGATGAAGGATTTGGTACGCAAGATAGCGAAGCGGTAAATATTGTTTTCGAAACCTTATTGAGTTTACAAAAAGAAAATCGAATTGTAGGAATAATTTCGCACGTCGATGAGCTAAAAGAGCGCATTCCCATTACCTTATCGATCACGAAAGATGAAGTAAAAGGAAGTCGAATTGACCTGCAATAA
- the htpG gene encoding molecular chaperone HtpG, protein MSKGNINVSVENIFPLIKKFLYSDHEIFLRELISNASDATLKLKHLTNIGEAKVEYGNPKIEVKINKEDKTLHIIDQGIGMTADEVEKYINQVAFSGAEEFINQHKDADGIIGHFGLGFYSAFMVADKVELITKSYKDEPAAHWTCDGSPEFTLEKADKTDRGTEIILHIAEDSKEFLEEWKINELLHKYNKFMPIPIKFGTKKETLPLPEDAAEDAKPEEIEVDNIINNTQPAWTKSPSELTDEDYLAFYRELYPMQFEEPLFHIHLNVDYPFNLTGILFFPKLGNNINLDKDRIQLYQNQVFVTDEVNGIVPDFLMLLRGVIDSPDIPLNVSRSYLQADGAVKKISAHITKKVADKMSSLITQNREDYEKKWNDIKVVIEYGMISEDKFFEKSDKFALYPTVDGKYFTWTELSDTIKDHQTNKDGNMVVLYTTDDNGQDQYIQIAKEKGYEVIILDSPIAAHLIQKLESSKEKVSFARVDADHINKLIDKDEVKISKLSDEQKESLKTQITEGIDNKSYTVQLEDLSETDAPFILTQSEFMRRMKDMQATGAAGMFGMGNFPEMYNLVVNTNSALANEILTKENTEEKNNLILQALDLAKLSQGLLKGKELTEFINRSFKKL, encoded by the coding sequence ATGAGTAAAGGAAATATTAATGTATCAGTGGAAAACATCTTTCCATTAATTAAAAAATTTTTATACAGTGACCACGAAATTTTCTTGCGTGAGTTGATTTCTAATGCTTCGGATGCAACCTTGAAACTAAAACATCTTACCAATATAGGCGAAGCAAAAGTAGAATATGGCAATCCGAAGATTGAAGTAAAAATAAACAAAGAAGATAAAACGCTTCATATTATCGATCAAGGAATCGGGATGACAGCAGATGAAGTAGAAAAATACATCAACCAAGTTGCTTTTTCTGGAGCAGAAGAATTTATCAACCAACACAAAGATGCCGATGGAATTATTGGGCATTTTGGATTAGGCTTTTATTCGGCTTTTATGGTTGCCGACAAAGTAGAACTTATTACCAAATCGTACAAAGATGAGCCAGCCGCGCATTGGACATGTGATGGTTCGCCAGAATTTACGTTAGAAAAAGCAGATAAAACCGATCGTGGAACAGAAATCATTTTGCATATCGCAGAAGATTCTAAAGAATTTTTAGAAGAATGGAAGATTAATGAACTGTTGCATAAATACAACAAATTCATGCCAATCCCGATAAAGTTCGGTACGAAAAAAGAAACGCTTCCTTTACCAGAAGATGCTGCAGAAGATGCAAAACCAGAGGAAATAGAAGTAGACAATATCATCAACAATACGCAACCCGCCTGGACCAAATCTCCGTCGGAACTAACCGATGAAGATTATCTTGCGTTTTACAGAGAATTGTATCCAATGCAATTTGAGGAGCCATTGTTCCATATTCACCTCAATGTCGATTATCCGTTTAATTTAACTGGGATTTTATTTTTCCCGAAATTAGGCAACAACATCAATCTAGATAAAGACAGAATACAATTATATCAAAATCAAGTATTTGTAACAGATGAAGTCAATGGGATAGTTCCCGATTTCTTGATGTTGCTACGCGGAGTAATCGATTCGCCAGATATCCCACTAAATGTCTCTCGTTCTTACCTACAAGCAGATGGAGCGGTGAAAAAAATATCGGCGCATATCACCAAAAAAGTTGCTGATAAAATGAGTTCTTTGATCACTCAAAACCGAGAAGATTACGAGAAAAAGTGGAACGATATAAAAGTAGTGATAGAATATGGTATGATTTCGGAAGATAAATTCTTCGAAAAATCTGACAAATTTGCTCTTTATCCTACCGTTGATGGAAAATATTTTACGTGGACAGAGCTATCAGACACCATAAAAGATCATCAAACCAATAAAGATGGCAACATGGTGGTTCTTTACACGACCGATGACAATGGACAAGATCAATACATCCAGATTGCGAAAGAGAAAGGCTACGAAGTAATTATTCTCGATTCGCCAATTGCTGCACATCTCATCCAAAAATTAGAATCTTCGAAAGAAAAAGTAAGTTTTGCACGAGTAGATGCAGATCATATCAATAAGTTGATCGACAAAGATGAAGTGAAAATCTCTAAGCTTTCTGATGAACAAAAAGAGAGTCTGAAAACCCAAATTACAGAGGGAATCGATAACAAATCGTACACCGTACAATTAGAAGATTTATCGGAAACCGATGCCCCATTCATCCTCACCCAATCAGAATTTATGCGCCGCATGAAAGATATGCAAGCTACAGGTGCAGCCGGTATGTTTGGCATGGGTAACTTCCCAGAAATGTACAATTTGGTAGTGAATACCAACTCTGCTTTGGCCAATGAAATTTTAACTAAAGAAAATACAGAAGAAAAAAACAACTTGATTCTTCAGGCATTGGATTTGGCAAAATTGTCGCAAGGTTTGCTCAAAGGAAAAGAACTGACCGAGTTTATAAACCGTAGCTTCAAAAAGCTATAA
- a CDS encoding deoxynucleoside kinase produces the protein MHIAIAGNIGAGKTTLTKLLAKQYNWTAQFEDVDHNPYLDDFYNDMAKWSFNLQIYFLGSRFQQVKEIRESGLNIIQDRTIYEDAHIFASNLKDMGLLSTRDYENYLRVFNLMTSFVKAPDLLIYLKASIPTLVAQIQKRGREYESSISIDYLNRLNEKYNKWIDNYTEGKLLVIDVDNLDFVKNPEDLGFIFNKVEGEIHGLF, from the coding sequence ATGCATATTGCTATTGCAGGAAATATTGGAGCTGGAAAAACCACCCTCACCAAGTTATTAGCGAAACAATACAATTGGACCGCACAGTTCGAAGATGTTGATCACAACCCCTACTTAGATGATTTCTATAACGACATGGCCAAGTGGTCGTTTAACCTACAAATTTATTTTTTAGGAAGTCGTTTCCAACAAGTAAAAGAAATAAGAGAAAGTGGGCTAAACATTATTCAGGATCGAACGATTTATGAAGATGCACATATTTTTGCGAGCAACCTAAAAGATATGGGTTTGCTAAGCACACGCGATTATGAGAATTATTTACGTGTTTTTAATTTGATGACTTCTTTTGTAAAAGCTCCCGATTTGCTGATTTACCTCAAAGCATCGATACCGACATTGGTAGCACAAATCCAAAAAAGAGGACGCGAATACGAAAGCTCTATCAGCATCGATTATCTGAATCGATTGAACGAAAAATACAACAAATGGATCGATAATTATACCGAAGGAAAACTTTTGGTAATTGATGTGGATAATTTAGATTTTGTGAAAAACCCCGAAGATTTAGGCTTCATATTCAACAAAGTAGAAGGAGAAATTCACGGTCTCTTTTGA
- a CDS encoding EamA family transporter, whose protein sequence is METKNIAKGVLLVALGSSAYGMLATIVKLAYGEGYTTAEVTTSQFTLGLLGLIILNIINRKKLKPIQKGDTTKLLIFGSSMGFTSLFYYLSVQYINVSIGIVLLMQSVWISIVIESFLDKVLPSARKILATMMVLFGTLLATNVFNQSIDLDIRGVFWGFLAACSFSTTMFVSNRIATYLPNTQKSLFMLLGGAIVVGAFLFFSQIGPYYFDGLKSFYNLFSSNTEGISAFDASIFLRYGLFLSLFGTILPPLLLTAGFPNTGLGLGSIVSSIELPVSVLFAFFLLNEKVEWIQWLGIACILGAVFYMNANQLKSSHSKIS, encoded by the coding sequence ATGGAAACGAAAAATATAGCAAAAGGTGTGCTGCTTGTTGCCCTAGGTTCTAGCGCATACGGAATGTTGGCTACTATTGTAAAACTAGCCTACGGAGAAGGTTACACCACAGCAGAAGTTACGACTTCTCAGTTTACCTTGGGACTTTTGGGTCTGATAATTCTCAATATCATCAACCGAAAAAAACTAAAGCCAATCCAGAAAGGCGACACAACCAAATTATTAATTTTTGGTTCTTCAATGGGTTTTACCAGTTTATTCTATTATCTATCGGTACAATATATCAATGTATCTATCGGGATTGTTTTGTTGATGCAGTCTGTATGGATAAGCATCGTAATCGAAAGTTTTCTAGATAAAGTCTTGCCTTCTGCTCGAAAAATTTTAGCAACGATGATGGTTCTTTTCGGCACCTTATTGGCCACAAACGTTTTCAATCAATCGATAGATTTGGATATTCGTGGAGTTTTTTGGGGTTTCTTAGCGGCTTGTTCTTTCTCTACAACCATGTTTGTATCCAACAGAATTGCTACATATTTACCCAATACGCAAAAATCCCTTTTCATGCTTTTGGGAGGAGCCATCGTAGTTGGAGCATTTTTATTCTTTTCTCAAATAGGTCCTTATTATTTTGATGGCCTGAAATCTTTCTACAACCTCTTCTCATCAAACACAGAAGGAATCAGCGCTTTCGATGCTAGTATTTTCTTAAGGTACGGACTATTTTTATCTCTTTTTGGGACTATTTTACCGCCATTGTTGCTAACAGCTGGTTTTCCTAATACTGGACTTGGATTAGGTAGTATTGTTTCCTCTATCGAGTTACCCGTTTCGGTATTGTTTGCTTTTTTCCTTCTCAATGAAAAGGTAGAATGGATTCAATGGTTAGGCATTGCATGTATCCTTGGCGCAGTTTTTTACATGAATGCTAACCAATTAAAATCCTCACATTCTAAAATTTCTTAG
- a CDS encoding aminotransferase class V-fold PLP-dependent enzyme translates to MNFLQLILFNNTNKENMDITQIRKQFPILSRKVNGEPLVYFDNGATSQKPIQVIEAIEYYYKHYNANVHRGIHTLSQEATDKMEEARRKIQKFINAKNEHEVIFTRGTTEAINLVAYSFGETLQTEDEILITEIEHHSNIVPWQLLAERKGLILKYIPLKKEGGLDLTNLDTLLTDKTRLVAVNQVSNALGIVNPIQKIIEKAHAKGAKVLIDGAQSVPHTKIDVQKMDCDFFVFSGHKMYGPTGIGVLYGKEEILNAMPPFHGGGEMIRDVSMEKSTYACLPFKFEAGTPDIAGIIGLGEAVDFINSLGIENIQAHEYDLLAYCMAELQKIDEVEIYGENQEHAGAISFNLKLDGAHSSDVGMILDKKGVAVRTGHHCAQPIMCFYDIPGTVRVSFAVYNTKEEVDIFISALKTAIRMLG, encoded by the coding sequence ATGAATTTCTTACAACTTATTTTATTCAATAACACAAACAAAGAGAATATGGATATTACACAAATAAGAAAACAGTTTCCTATTTTATCGAGAAAAGTAAACGGAGAACCTCTTGTTTATTTCGATAATGGAGCAACTTCTCAGAAACCGATTCAAGTAATCGAAGCCATCGAATATTATTATAAACATTATAATGCCAATGTGCATCGCGGAATCCATACATTGAGTCAAGAAGCAACCGATAAAATGGAGGAAGCCCGTAGAAAAATTCAAAAATTTATCAATGCTAAAAACGAACATGAAGTAATTTTTACGCGCGGAACTACCGAAGCAATTAATTTGGTAGCCTATTCATTTGGCGAAACATTACAAACAGAAGATGAGATTCTTATTACCGAGATAGAACATCATTCGAATATCGTTCCTTGGCAGTTATTAGCAGAAAGAAAAGGGTTGATACTCAAATATATTCCGCTTAAAAAAGAAGGAGGTCTAGATCTGACGAATCTAGATACGTTGCTTACCGATAAAACACGTTTGGTAGCAGTTAATCAAGTATCGAATGCCTTAGGAATAGTGAATCCAATTCAAAAAATTATTGAAAAAGCACATGCAAAAGGAGCAAAAGTATTGATTGATGGTGCACAATCAGTACCTCATACCAAGATAGATGTACAAAAAATGGATTGTGATTTTTTTGTATTCTCTGGCCACAAGATGTACGGCCCTACTGGTATTGGCGTTTTGTACGGGAAAGAAGAAATCCTGAATGCAATGCCGCCTTTTCATGGAGGAGGAGAAATGATACGTGATGTATCGATGGAAAAATCTACCTATGCATGTTTACCCTTTAAATTCGAAGCCGGTACGCCAGATATTGCGGGAATTATAGGTTTAGGAGAAGCGGTAGATTTTATAAACTCGCTTGGTATAGAAAATATTCAAGCACACGAATATGATCTATTAGCCTATTGCATGGCTGAACTACAAAAAATAGATGAGGTAGAAATTTATGGTGAAAACCAAGAGCATGCAGGCGCAATCTCGTTTAACCTAAAGCTGGATGGTGCTCACTCATCAGACGTCGGAATGATCCTCGACAAGAAAGGAGTAGCAGTGAGAACTGGTCACCATTGTGCCCAACCAATTATGTGCTTCTATGATATCCCTGGTACTGTACGGGTTTCCTTTGCTGTTTACAATACAAAAGAAGAAGTCGACATATTTATCAGTGCACTAAAAACAGCCATTCGGATGTTGGGATAA